One genomic window of Paramormyrops kingsleyae isolate MSU_618 chromosome 22, PKINGS_0.4, whole genome shotgun sequence includes the following:
- the LOC111846431 gene encoding ADP-ribosylation factor-binding protein GGA1-like isoform X3: MNNCGKQFHKEAGKFRFLNELIKTLSPKYLGKVSPETVRLKVIEVLYGWTQWLKDEIKIQEAYQMLKKQGIVKQDPPLSREIIMPPPSPRAVGSVFDDADKTKLLEKLLKSQRTDDLQAANLLIKSTVKEEEDRLEKVSRRTSAVEEVRSNTKHLRELLEKHRRADLSSEEQEEMKSLFESCDKMRPTLFRMASDTVDDEAALAEILQANDKLILTVNLYHEEVESTQANGTGEHPKNMTGAINTKETKTYHLIDLSALDIAQPDDEPAPVSGLGNNGLSLLDEQLLELGLSDSHPEMNNGTTQLPQPWRCDELCGLGDVTTRTVTGSSVLRARGCSGNGGLELKRDPTLGSCTIPSQHGWPVLQPTPALGSIQSQPSIFPESVKNRSLSNVFVPLESIKPSAAAPVTVHDKDGIRVMLHLARDSPPGRPDVIVMVISMLNTSPHAVRDVIFLAAVPKTMTVKLQPASGTQLPAYNPLLPPTSISQVLLLSNPLKAKVRLRYKLEFLHGEQKTTKLGEVDGLY, encoded by the exons ATGAACAATTGTGGGAAGCAGTTTCACAAGGAGGCCGGGAAGTTCCGTTTTCTCAATGAATTAATTAAGACTTTATCACCAAAG TACTTAGGCAAGGTGAGCCCAGAGACAGTGAGGTTAAAGGTCATAGAGGTTCTCTATGGCTGGACCCAGTGGCTGAAAGATGAGATCAAGATCCAGGAGGCCTACCAGATGCTAAAGAAACAAG GAATAGTGAAACAAGACCCCCCATTATCAAGGGAAATCATAATGCCCCCCCCGTCTCCCAGAGCAGTGGGCTCTGTGTTTGATGACGCAGACAAAACAAAG CTGCTGGAGAAGCTCCTGAAGAGCCAACGCACCGACGATCTGCAGGCTGCCAACTTGTTGATAAAGAGCACCGTCAAGGAG GAGGAGGACAGATTGGAGAAGGTGAGCAGGCGGACTAGTGCCGTAGAGGAAGTGAGGAGCAACACAAAGCATCTGAGGGAGCTTCTGGAGAAGCACCGGAGGGCTGACCTGTCCTCAGAAGAGCAGGAGGAAATGAAG AGCCTGTTCGAGAGCTGCGACAAGATGAGGCCGACATTGTTCCGAATGGCCAGCGACACAGTGGACGATGAGGCTGCACTTG CTGAAATCCTCCAGGCTAATGACAAGCTGATACTCACCGTTAATTTGTATCATGAAGAGGTGGAAAGTACACAAGCTAACGGCACAGGAGAGCACCCCAAAAACATGACAG GCGCCATAAACACCAAAGAGACAAAGACGTACCACCTCATAGACCTGTCAGCACTAGACATTGCCCAGCCTGATGACGAGCCGGCACCAGTCAGTGGACTGGGCAACAACGGCCTGTCCCTGCTAGACGAGCAGCTTCTGGAGTTAG GATTAAGTGACTCCCATCCAGAAATGAATAATGGCACCACACAGCTGCCTCAG CCTTGGAGATGTGATGAACTTTGTGGCCTGGGGGACGTTACCACACGCACGGTGACAGGGAGCAGCGTGCTAAGGGCTCGAGGCTGCTCTGGGAATGGAGGACTGGAGTTAAAGAGAGATCCCACCCTGGGGTCTTGCACGATTCCTTCTCAGCATGGCTG GCCTGTTCTTCAGCCTACACCAGCTTTGGGCAGCATCCAGAGCCAGCCAAGCATTTTTCCAGAATCGGTTAAAAATCGGTCCTTATCCAACGTCTTTGTCCCTCTGGAGTCGATAAAGCCTA GTGCTGCTGCACCTGTCACGGTCCATGACAAGGATGGCATACGAGTGATGCTGCACCTGGCCAGGGACTCGCCGCCGGGGCGACCGGATGTCATCGTCATGGTGATCTCGATGTTAAACACTTCACCACATGCTGTCCGGGATGTCATTTTCCTAGCTGCGGTGCCAAAG ACCATGACTGTGAAACTGCAGCCAGCCTCTGGGACACAGCTTCCAGCCTACAATcccctgctgccccccaccTCCATATCCCAGGTCCTGCTTCTCTCCAACCCTCTCAAA GCTAAGGTGCGATTACGGTACAAGCTGGAGTTCCTTCACGGAGAGCAGAAGACCACCAAGCTTGGAGAAGTGGACGGCTTATACTGA
- the LOC111846431 gene encoding ADP-ribosylation factor-binding protein GGA1-like isoform X2 yields the protein MSRPQVATRLLAHKIQSPQEKEALQALTVLEACMNNCGKQFHKEAGKFRFLNELIKTLSPKYLGKVSPETVRLKVIEVLYGWTQWLKDEIKIQEAYQMLKKQGIVKQDPPLSREIIMPPPSPRAVGSVFDDADKTKLLEKLLKSQRTDDLQAANLLIKSTVKEEEDRLEKVSRRTSAVEEVRSNTKHLRELLEKHRRADLSSEEQEEMKSLFESCDKMRPTLFRMASDTVDDEAALAEILQANDKLILTVNLYHEEVESTQANGTGEHPKNMTGAINTKETKTYHLIDLSALDIAQPDDEPAPVSGLGNNGLSLLDEQLLELGLSDSHPEMNNGTTQLPQPWRCDELCGLGDVTTRTVTGSSVLRARGCSGNGGLELKRDPTLGSCTIPSQHGWPVLQPTPALGSIQSQPSIFPESVKNRSLSNVFVPLESIKPSAAAPVTVHDKDGIRVMLHLARDSPPGRPDVIVMVISMLNTSPHAVRDVIFLAAVPKTMTVKLQPASGTQLPAYNPLLPPTSISQVLLLSNPLKAKVRLRYKLEFLHGEQKTTKLGEVDGLY from the exons GTTTTAGAAGCTTGCATGAACAATTGTGGGAAGCAGTTTCACAAGGAGGCCGGGAAGTTCCGTTTTCTCAATGAATTAATTAAGACTTTATCACCAAAG TACTTAGGCAAGGTGAGCCCAGAGACAGTGAGGTTAAAGGTCATAGAGGTTCTCTATGGCTGGACCCAGTGGCTGAAAGATGAGATCAAGATCCAGGAGGCCTACCAGATGCTAAAGAAACAAG GAATAGTGAAACAAGACCCCCCATTATCAAGGGAAATCATAATGCCCCCCCCGTCTCCCAGAGCAGTGGGCTCTGTGTTTGATGACGCAGACAAAACAAAG CTGCTGGAGAAGCTCCTGAAGAGCCAACGCACCGACGATCTGCAGGCTGCCAACTTGTTGATAAAGAGCACCGTCAAGGAG GAGGAGGACAGATTGGAGAAGGTGAGCAGGCGGACTAGTGCCGTAGAGGAAGTGAGGAGCAACACAAAGCATCTGAGGGAGCTTCTGGAGAAGCACCGGAGGGCTGACCTGTCCTCAGAAGAGCAGGAGGAAATGAAG AGCCTGTTCGAGAGCTGCGACAAGATGAGGCCGACATTGTTCCGAATGGCCAGCGACACAGTGGACGATGAGGCTGCACTTG CTGAAATCCTCCAGGCTAATGACAAGCTGATACTCACCGTTAATTTGTATCATGAAGAGGTGGAAAGTACACAAGCTAACGGCACAGGAGAGCACCCCAAAAACATGACAG GCGCCATAAACACCAAAGAGACAAAGACGTACCACCTCATAGACCTGTCAGCACTAGACATTGCCCAGCCTGATGACGAGCCGGCACCAGTCAGTGGACTGGGCAACAACGGCCTGTCCCTGCTAGACGAGCAGCTTCTGGAGTTAG GATTAAGTGACTCCCATCCAGAAATGAATAATGGCACCACACAGCTGCCTCAG CCTTGGAGATGTGATGAACTTTGTGGCCTGGGGGACGTTACCACACGCACGGTGACAGGGAGCAGCGTGCTAAGGGCTCGAGGCTGCTCTGGGAATGGAGGACTGGAGTTAAAGAGAGATCCCACCCTGGGGTCTTGCACGATTCCTTCTCAGCATGGCTG GCCTGTTCTTCAGCCTACACCAGCTTTGGGCAGCATCCAGAGCCAGCCAAGCATTTTTCCAGAATCGGTTAAAAATCGGTCCTTATCCAACGTCTTTGTCCCTCTGGAGTCGATAAAGCCTA GTGCTGCTGCACCTGTCACGGTCCATGACAAGGATGGCATACGAGTGATGCTGCACCTGGCCAGGGACTCGCCGCCGGGGCGACCGGATGTCATCGTCATGGTGATCTCGATGTTAAACACTTCACCACATGCTGTCCGGGATGTCATTTTCCTAGCTGCGGTGCCAAAG ACCATGACTGTGAAACTGCAGCCAGCCTCTGGGACACAGCTTCCAGCCTACAATcccctgctgccccccaccTCCATATCCCAGGTCCTGCTTCTCTCCAACCCTCTCAAA GCTAAGGTGCGATTACGGTACAAGCTGGAGTTCCTTCACGGAGAGCAGAAGACCACCAAGCTTGGAGAAGTGGACGGCTTATACTGA